A DNA window from Daucus carota subsp. sativus chromosome 3, DH1 v3.0, whole genome shotgun sequence contains the following coding sequences:
- the LOC108212212 gene encoding cytochrome P450 72A397 → MAASFLEIAIAIAVVAATTVAWRVFNWVWFMPKKFEKHLKKQGFHGNSYRFLYGDSKENMSMLMATRSNPVPISDDVPSRTTPFLCDLVRNYGKRTFFWAGPAPRVVIMNPEMVKEVLNKNFKYQKTKEHPMFKLFIHGLPTIDGSEWTTHRRLLNPAFHAEKLKGMLPAFDLCCYEMTTKWMEMIGEERNSCEIDVWPSLQTLTSDVISRTAFGSSYQEGQKVFKLQMEQADHAFKAVQPVYLPGFRFIPTKRNKRMKEIAREVRLLLGGVIEKKMKAVEAGEDSSDDLLGRMLEANSKEVGQGNKTVGMSIEDVMEECKVFYFAGQDTTSVLLVWTLVLLSMYPDWQDRARQEVLQVFEDGKADIGHLNHLKTVAMILYEVLRLYPPVAALIRQIKEEITLADMTLLPGMQIVLPINQIHQDHDIWGADAKEFNPERFSEGVSKATNNQAAAFFPFGAGPRICIGQNFALVEAKLAMARILRKFSFELSPSYKHAPVNKITLQPEYGARLILHKL, encoded by the exons ATGGCGGCCAGCTTCTTAGagatagcaatagcaatagcaGTGGTTGCAGCTACTACAGTAGCATGGAGAGTTTTCAACTGGGTCTGGTTCATGccaaaaaaattcgaaaaacACCTGAAAAAACAAGGATTTCATGGCAACTCGTATCGCTTTCTGTATGGAGATAGCAAGGAAAACATGTCTATGTTAATGGCAACAAGATCGAACCCCGTTCCCATCTCTGATGATGTTCCTTCTCGCACCACCCCTTTTCTCTGCGACCTCGTTCGCAACTATG GTAAAAGAACCTTTTTCTGGGCTGGACCAGCACCAAGAGTAGTTATTATGAACCCTGAAATGGTAAAAGaagttttaaataagaatttcaaatatcaaaagacaaaggaacACCCGATGTTTAAGTTATTCATACATGGCCTCCCAACAATTGACGGAAGTGAGTGGACTACACACAGAAGACTTCTTAATCCTGCATTTCACGCTGAAAAGTTGAAG GGTATGCTACCAGCATTCGATTTGTGTTGCTATGAGATGACAACAAAATGGATGGAAATGATAGGGGAGGAGAGAAATTCATGCGAGATAGATGTTTGGCCTTCTCTTCAAACATTAACAAGTGACGTCATTTCACGTACTGCATTTGGTAGTAGCTATCAAGAGGGACAAAAGGTATTTAAATTACAAATGGAACAAGCAGACCACGCATTTAAGGCTGTGCAACCAGTTTACTTGCCTGGATTCAG GTTCATACCAACTAAGAGGAACAAGAGGATGAAGGAAATTGCCAGAGAAGTGCGACTTTTGCTAGGAGGTGTTATTGAAAAAAAGATGAAGGCCGTGGAAGCAGGAGAGGATAGCTCTGACGATTTATTGGGAAGAATGTTGGAAGCAAACTCTAAAGAAGTCGGACAGGGAAATAAAACTGTAGGAATGAGCATTGAAGATGTAATGGAAGAATGCAAGGTGTTCTATTTTGCTGGCCAAGACACTACCTCAGTTTTGCTTGTCTGGACGTTGGTCTTGTTAAGTATGTACCCGGATTGGCAAGATCGAGCTAGACAAGAAGTGCTTCAAGTATTCGAGGATGGCAAAGCGGATATAGGCCATCTTAATCATCTGAAAACT GTGGCAATGATTCTGTATGAGGTTTTGAGATTATATCCACCAGTAGCTGCTCTAATTCGACAGATAAAAGAGGAAATTACATTGGCAGATATGACCTTACTGCCAGGAATGCAAATTGTTTTGCCCATAAATCAAATTCATCAAGATCATGATATTTGGGGCGCTGATGCAAAGGAGTTCAACCCTGAAAGATTCTCAGAAGGTGTTTCAAAGGCAACAAATAATCAGGCAGCGGCCTTTTTCCCATTTGGTGCAGGGCCTAGGATCTGCATTGGACAAAACTTTGCTTTAGTGGAAGCAAAACTAGCCATGGCCAGGATATTAAGGAAGTTCTCCTTTGAGCTTTCACCATCCTATAAGCATGCACCGGTCAATAAAATTACTCTTCAGCCCGAGTATGGTGCTCGCTTGATTCTACACAAGCTTTGA